A stretch of Sphingorhabdus sp. YGSMI21 DNA encodes these proteins:
- a CDS encoding helix-turn-helix domain-containing protein, with amino-acid sequence MNMAIKENELLGDDADESELATSASRALARSKDRLVKVTMDDGTELALPKSVRELLVRILTEVSHGNMVNIVPVHAELSTQEAANLLNVSRPYLVKLLEAGELQFHKAGSHRRIKYTDLREFMTHQEVKRSQAMEELAKQSQELGMGY; translated from the coding sequence ATGAACATGGCAATTAAAGAAAATGAACTGCTTGGCGATGATGCCGATGAGTCTGAACTCGCGACTTCCGCTAGTCGTGCGTTGGCTAGATCAAAAGATCGCTTAGTAAAAGTCACAATGGATGATGGAACGGAGTTAGCGTTGCCAAAATCTGTGAGAGAGCTTTTGGTTAGGATTCTAACCGAAGTGTCCCACGGCAATATGGTCAACATCGTCCCTGTGCACGCAGAGTTGTCGACTCAAGAAGCTGCCAATCTATTGAATGTTTCACGGCCATACCTTGTGAAACTATTGGAGGCAGGTGAACTTCAATTTCACAAAGCTGGAAGCCATAGGCGAATCAAATATACCGACCTAAGAGAATTTATGACTCATCAAGAGGTCAAGAGATCGCAGGCAATGGAGGAATTGGCCAAGCAATCGCAAGAGCTGGGAATGGGCTATTAA
- a CDS encoding SOS response-associated peptidase family protein has protein sequence MCNHYQIHPDAIPTWREYIGAADGLPFSVTNIDIWPKYQGLITRVDEGRKMLDTMQWGVPLKMKGKRPGTTVTKRITNVRNLSSPFWQSMLTKPENRCLVPFTQFAEPKPKAGREECWFKINEAPVSAFAGIWRPSDEGNVFAFLTCEPNPLVKPIHPKAMPVILHPKDYDKWLAGEAAENFAEPFPSQLMSMAA, from the coding sequence ATGTGTAATCATTATCAAATTCATCCTGATGCAATCCCTACGTGGCGGGAATATATTGGTGCTGCGGATGGACTTCCATTTTCCGTAACCAATATCGATATCTGGCCGAAATATCAGGGCTTAATCACTCGCGTTGATGAAGGCCGAAAGATGCTCGATACAATGCAATGGGGTGTCCCACTCAAAATGAAGGGCAAGCGCCCCGGAACAACCGTTACCAAGCGGATAACCAATGTTCGCAACCTTTCGAGTCCGTTCTGGCAATCAATGCTCACAAAGCCAGAAAATCGCTGTCTCGTGCCTTTTACCCAGTTTGCCGAACCGAAGCCCAAGGCAGGACGAGAGGAATGTTGGTTTAAAATCAATGAAGCGCCAGTTTCAGCATTTGCCGGAATCTGGCGACCATCAGATGAAGGCAATGTTTTTGCTTTCCTGACATGCGAACCTAATCCGTTGGTAAAGCCGATTCATCCCAAAGCAATGCCAGTTATATTGCATCCAAAAGATTATGATAAATGGCTTGCCGGAGAGGCTGCGGAGAACTTTGCAGAGCCGTTTCCATCGCAACTAATGTCGATGGCTGCTTAA
- a CDS encoding winged helix-turn-helix domain-containing protein, producing the protein MRKKKTKLNSKGRSVNEQFVKLPFWMLACPAYRSLKPGPRALLVEFHGRFNGRNNGSIIFSQRDMAREINISDRQTIAKYVRELEAAGFILAMQRGGFNQKSPTESRATEWALTMFAIGDKPADKTFMSWQPEKNNGTEKPTGREGKSIREVNKTVPAGFEGQEIPAVKGLSGTNSRAEFPSTYTSITIGRELN; encoded by the coding sequence ATGCGAAAGAAAAAGACTAAATTGAATTCCAAAGGCCGGTCGGTAAATGAGCAATTCGTCAAACTGCCATTCTGGATGCTCGCCTGCCCTGCCTATCGTTCACTCAAGCCGGGACCGCGCGCTTTGCTTGTCGAGTTTCATGGCCGTTTCAATGGCAGGAACAATGGCAGTATCATCTTCAGCCAACGGGATATGGCGCGAGAAATCAATATCAGCGACCGGCAGACCATTGCCAAATATGTAAGGGAGCTGGAGGCGGCTGGTTTCATTCTGGCGATGCAGCGGGGCGGTTTTAATCAAAAGTCCCCGACAGAAAGCCGCGCGACGGAATGGGCGCTGACGATGTTTGCGATTGGCGACAAGCCTGCCGACAAAACATTCATGAGTTGGCAGCCTGAAAAAAACAACGGGACGGAAAAACCAACGGGCAGGGAAGGAAAATCCATCCGTGAGGTTAATAAGACTGTCCCTGCTGGTTTCGAAGGGCAGGAAATTCCAGCCGTGAAAGGTCTAAGCGGGACCAATTCGAGGGCGGAATTTCCGTCCACATATACATCTATTACCATAGGTAGGGAGTTAAACTGA
- a CDS encoding site-specific integrase, translated as MGNLTATAVKATKAAGRYGDGDGLYLVVGESGSRSWMVRVQKDGRRRDIGLGSAKKVSLAIARDRAAIVRSQIELGIDPIAERRKSAGIPSFREAAALVYAEQRKAWKNKKHNAQWISSLEAYAFPAIGDRAISQIDGPAVRDILAAIWLTKHETATRVRQRINTIIDWAVAKGYRDAPLSMAIINKSLPKMPKGPKNHFSAMPYSDVPAFMRQLRKKNSIGALALRAVILTAARSGEVRLATWREIDFEAATWTIPAERMKAGREHIVPLSPAALELFQAAKGHRIAGSDFVFQGTKKGKPLSDMTLTKILRDQGLPFTVHGFRSSFRDWVGEETSFAGDVAEMALAHAIKDKTEAAYRRGSMLDKRRILMDNWAEFCLSTQNMLRIVK; from the coding sequence ATGGGCAATCTGACAGCAACGGCAGTAAAGGCAACAAAGGCGGCTGGTCGCTATGGCGATGGTGACGGGCTTTATCTGGTTGTCGGCGAATCTGGTTCCCGCTCGTGGATGGTTCGCGTTCAAAAGGACGGACGGCGGCGCGACATTGGATTGGGCAGTGCCAAGAAAGTCTCGCTGGCCATTGCTCGGGACCGTGCGGCCATCGTGCGAAGCCAGATTGAACTGGGTATTGACCCGATAGCCGAACGGCGCAAGTCGGCTGGCATTCCGTCATTCCGCGAGGCTGCGGCTCTGGTCTATGCCGAACAGCGCAAGGCTTGGAAAAATAAGAAACACAATGCCCAGTGGATTTCTTCGCTGGAGGCTTATGCTTTCCCAGCCATTGGAGACAGGGCGATAAGCCAGATCGATGGTCCAGCCGTGCGAGACATATTGGCGGCTATCTGGCTGACCAAGCACGAAACCGCAACGCGTGTGCGCCAGCGTATCAATACGATAATCGATTGGGCGGTGGCCAAGGGTTACCGCGATGCGCCTTTGTCGATGGCCATCATAAACAAATCACTTCCAAAAATGCCCAAGGGACCGAAGAACCATTTTTCTGCGATGCCCTATTCTGACGTTCCCGCATTTATGCGACAATTACGGAAAAAGAACAGCATTGGCGCACTGGCCTTGCGCGCGGTGATCTTGACGGCGGCGCGGTCTGGAGAGGTGCGGTTGGCCACATGGCGAGAGATTGACTTTGAAGCGGCAACGTGGACGATACCAGCCGAACGGATGAAGGCAGGGCGTGAACATATCGTGCCGCTATCTCCAGCCGCTCTGGAGTTATTTCAGGCGGCTAAGGGCCATCGCATAGCTGGCAGCGATTTTGTGTTTCAGGGGACCAAAAAGGGCAAGCCGCTGTCTGACATGACGCTTACCAAAATATTGCGGGACCAAGGCTTGCCGTTCACGGTGCATGGCTTCCGCTCTAGCTTTCGCGATTGGGTTGGCGAAGAAACCAGCTTTGCCGGTGACGTTGCCGAAATGGCTTTGGCGCATGCCATCAAGGACAAAACCGAGGCGGCTTATCGTAGGGGGAGTATGCTCGATAAACGACGGATTTTAATGGATAATTGGGCTGAATTTTGTCTCTCAACTCAGAATATGTTGAGGATTGTAAAGTGA
- a CDS encoding peptidylprolyl isomerase encodes MRKISAVTSTFALLMATPAIAQDTETAEYPSPNAIVEAAPASDWVKIPPSDLLVMDLAPDAEGNERRVVIQLMPEPFSQGWIRNIRKLAAAHWWDGTSINRVQDNYVVQWGDAGYDNPESGETEQKALPDGLETVPESDYVVETHITIREMPFTHKPDAQKIREYALQHWVPRDIYAPSVRFQKGWPVGRNDTQSWPIHCYGAVGVGRNYSPDTGSGAELYTAIGHAPRHLDRNIAVVGRVIEGIEHLSSLPRGKGQLGFYEDASKRVPITSIRLGDALAEKPAPAFEYLDTNSAIFAQYADARANRRDPFFIVPAGGADICNIPVPVRRVSGE; translated from the coding sequence ATGAGAAAGATCAGCGCCGTCACTTCAACATTCGCCCTGTTGATGGCGACACCCGCAATCGCGCAGGACACCGAAACAGCCGAATATCCGAGCCCCAATGCGATTGTCGAAGCGGCCCCGGCCAGCGACTGGGTGAAAATTCCGCCGAGCGACCTGCTCGTCATGGATCTCGCGCCCGATGCCGAAGGCAACGAGCGCCGCGTGGTCATCCAGCTGATGCCCGAGCCTTTCTCGCAAGGCTGGATCCGCAATATCCGCAAGCTTGCCGCCGCGCACTGGTGGGACGGCACCAGCATCAACCGGGTGCAGGATAATTATGTCGTGCAATGGGGCGATGCAGGGTACGATAATCCGGAATCGGGCGAGACAGAGCAGAAGGCTTTGCCGGATGGGTTGGAGACGGTGCCGGAGAGCGATTATGTTGTCGAAACCCATATTACGATACGGGAAATGCCTTTTACCCATAAGCCAGACGCTCAAAAGATACGGGAGTATGCTCTACAACACTGGGTGCCTCGCGACATTTATGCGCCTTCCGTCCGATTTCAAAAAGGATGGCCCGTAGGGCGGAATGATACACAGAGCTGGCCCATCCACTGCTACGGCGCGGTAGGCGTGGGCCGCAACTATTCCCCCGACACTGGCAGCGGTGCCGAACTTTACACCGCGATCGGCCATGCGCCGCGCCATCTCGATCGCAATATTGCGGTGGTCGGGCGGGTCATCGAGGGCATCGAGCATCTCTCCAGCCTGCCGCGCGGCAAGGGGCAGTTGGGATTTTACGAGGACGCGAGCAAGCGCGTGCCGATCACATCGATCCGGCTGGGTGATGCACTGGCCGAAAAACCGGCTCCCGCCTTCGAATATCTCGACACCAACAGTGCCATTTTCGCCCAATATGCCGACGCCCGGGCCAATCGCCGCGATCCGTTTTTCATTGTGCCGGCTGGCGGCGCGGATATCTGTAATATTCCGGTGCCGGTGAGACGGGTAAGCGGCGAGTGA
- a CDS encoding PIN domain-containing protein, with amino-acid sequence MDACVLYPAPLRDVLIELSATDLYRAKWTAKIHNEWISNLLENRPDLTLQQLERTRDLMNAAVLDCMVVGYESLEEALELPDPDDRHVLAAAIHSGADAIVTMNLKDFPKEVVEKYDKEILHPDDFLHFQFELSEADFLTSVQRIIGRLKNPVISAEEYLETLELQGLPKTVSALSEFVSIL; translated from the coding sequence TTGGATGCCTGTGTTCTTTATCCAGCTCCACTGCGAGATGTTCTAATCGAACTATCGGCCACAGATTTGTATCGTGCGAAATGGACCGCTAAAATTCACAACGAGTGGATTTCAAATCTGTTGGAGAATCGACCAGACCTAACTTTACAGCAGCTAGAGCGCACTCGCGATTTAATGAACGCGGCTGTTCTGGACTGTATGGTGGTAGGGTACGAGTCCTTAGAAGAAGCCCTGGAACTTCCAGATCCTGATGATAGACATGTTTTAGCTGCCGCTATTCACTCGGGGGCTGACGCTATTGTCACCATGAACCTCAAAGATTTCCCGAAAGAGGTTGTTGAAAAATACGACAAAGAGATTCTGCATCCGGATGATTTCTTGCATTTTCAATTTGAACTTTCGGAAGCGGACTTTCTGACATCAGTGCAGCGCATAATAGGGCGGCTCAAAAACCCGGTCATCAGTGCAGAAGAGTATTTGGAGACACTGGAACTTCAAGGGCTACCGAAAACTGTTTCTGCATTGAGTGAGTTTGTGAGTATTCTTTAG